The proteins below are encoded in one region of Segatella copri:
- the proS gene encoding proline--tRNA ligase, which produces MAKELKNLTKRADNYSQWYNDLVVKADLAELSPVRGCMIIKPYGYAIWEKMQQQLDKMFKQTGVQNAYFPLLIPKSFFSREAEHVAGFAKECAVVTHYRLRSTEDGKEVEVDPNAKLDEELIIRPTSETIIWNTYKNWIHSWRDLPILCNQWCNVMRWEMRTRPFLRTSEFLWQEGHTAHATKEEAEAKAQEMLKVYADFAENYMGVPVLQGVKSETERFAGALNTYTIEAMMQDGKALQSGTSHFLGQNFAKSFDVTYLNKENKPEYVWATSWGVSTRLMGALIMVHSDDNGLVLPPKLAPIQVVIVPINKGDEQLAQITAKLQPVIDQLRELGITVKYDDNPAKRPGFKFADYELKGVPVRLAMGGRDLENNTIEIMRRDTLEKENVSFDGIVERVKNMLEDIQKNIFEKARAYRDAHVYECDNYEEFKERVKNGGFFLCHWDGTAETEAKIKEETQATIRCVPFAYEQTPGVDMVSGKPAVARVIIARSY; this is translated from the coding sequence ATGGCTAAAGAACTCAAGAATTTAACCAAGCGCGCTGACAACTACAGTCAGTGGTACAATGATTTGGTAGTAAAGGCTGATCTCGCTGAGTTGTCACCAGTTCGTGGTTGTATGATTATCAAACCATACGGTTACGCTATCTGGGAGAAGATGCAGCAGCAGCTCGACAAGATGTTTAAGCAGACAGGTGTACAGAACGCATACTTCCCTCTCCTCATCCCGAAGAGTTTCTTCTCTCGTGAGGCTGAGCACGTGGCAGGTTTCGCCAAGGAGTGTGCCGTAGTTACCCACTACCGCCTCCGTTCTACAGAGGATGGCAAAGAGGTTGAGGTTGATCCTAACGCAAAGCTCGATGAGGAGCTCATCATCCGTCCTACTTCTGAGACCATCATCTGGAACACCTATAAGAACTGGATCCATTCATGGCGTGATCTCCCTATCCTCTGCAACCAGTGGTGTAACGTAATGCGTTGGGAGATGCGTACCCGTCCGTTCCTCCGTACTTCTGAGTTCCTCTGGCAGGAGGGTCATACCGCTCATGCCACTAAGGAAGAGGCTGAGGCAAAGGCTCAGGAGATGCTCAAGGTTTACGCTGATTTTGCAGAAAACTACATGGGTGTTCCTGTATTGCAGGGTGTGAAGAGTGAGACTGAGCGTTTCGCCGGTGCCCTGAACACTTATACCATCGAGGCAATGATGCAGGATGGCAAGGCTCTCCAGAGCGGTACTTCTCACTTCCTGGGTCAGAACTTCGCCAAGAGTTTCGATGTAACATACTTGAACAAGGAGAACAAGCCTGAGTATGTATGGGCTACTTCATGGGGTGTTTCTACCCGACTGATGGGTGCCCTCATCATGGTTCATAGCGATGACAACGGTCTCGTATTGCCTCCAAAGCTGGCTCCTATCCAGGTGGTTATCGTTCCTATCAACAAGGGCGACGAGCAGTTGGCTCAGATTACTGCTAAGTTGCAGCCTGTCATCGACCAGCTCCGCGAGTTGGGCATCACCGTGAAGTATGATGACAACCCTGCCAAGCGTCCTGGATTCAAGTTCGCTGACTATGAGTTGAAGGGTGTTCCTGTACGTCTGGCTATGGGTGGCCGTGACTTGGAGAACAACACCATCGAGATTATGCGTCGCGATACCTTGGAGAAGGAGAACGTAAGCTTCGACGGTATCGTTGAGCGCGTAAAGAATATGTTGGAAGACATCCAAAAGAATATCTTCGAGAAGGCTCGTGCTTACCGTGATGCTCACGTTTACGAGTGCGACAACTACGAAGAGTTCAAGGAGCGTGTGAAGAACGGTGGTTTCTTCCTCTGCCACTGGGACGGTACAGCCGAGACCGAGGCTAAGATCAAGGAGGAGACTCAGGCTACCATCCGCTGCGTACCTTTCGCTTACGAGCAGACTCCAGGTGTAGATATGGTAAGCGGCAAGCCAGCCGTAGCCCGTGTCATCATCGCAAGAAGCTATTAA
- a CDS encoding OmpA family protein yields MKKTNFAVAGLSLCLLFSSCGTNQKTGTAVGAGSGAALGALVGGLLNNSHRGTGALVGAAIGAAVGGGAGNLIGKHMDKVKAEAERVKNAQVETVTDANGLSAVKVTFASGILFPTNGSTLSSSAKTDLAQFAGVLKNNTDCEVSIQGYTDATGNDGINLPLSQKRAEAVYNYLASCGVTSRQVKNVQGFGSANPVVNTTAACAQNRRVEVYMYASQAMVNAANNGTLK; encoded by the coding sequence ATGAAAAAGACTAATTTTGCAGTTGCAGGCCTCTCTTTGTGCTTGCTTTTCTCAAGTTGTGGAACCAATCAGAAGACTGGTACAGCTGTAGGTGCCGGTTCTGGTGCAGCTCTGGGTGCTCTCGTTGGTGGATTGCTCAACAATAGCCATCGTGGTACAGGTGCTCTTGTAGGTGCTGCTATCGGTGCAGCTGTTGGTGGCGGTGCTGGTAACCTCATCGGAAAGCACATGGATAAGGTGAAGGCTGAGGCTGAACGGGTGAAGAATGCACAGGTTGAGACTGTAACAGATGCCAATGGCTTGTCTGCCGTTAAGGTAACATTTGCTTCTGGTATCCTCTTCCCAACTAACGGTTCTACTCTCAGCAGCAGCGCAAAGACTGATTTGGCTCAGTTTGCCGGCGTATTGAAGAACAATACCGACTGCGAGGTTTCTATCCAGGGTTATACCGATGCTACAGGTAATGATGGTATCAACTTGCCATTGAGCCAGAAGCGTGCTGAGGCAGTTTACAACTATCTTGCTTCTTGCGGTGTTACCAGCCGTCAGGTAAAGAATGTTCAGGGTTTTGGTTCTGCTAACCCTGTTGTTAATACTACTGCTGCTTGCGCCCAGAACCGTCGTGTAGAGGTTTACATGTATGCTAGTCAGGCTATGGTTAACGCAGCCAACAACGGTACATTGAAGTAA
- the mtgA gene encoding monofunctional biosynthetic peptidoglycan transglycosylase, with protein MILKKIKNIVKWVVVLFFSTTILAVVAYRFIPVYVTPLMFIRCFQQVADGESITLHHHWVSMDKISPHMPVAVMASEDARFLKHHGFDFNAIESAAKNNARGGKVHGASTISQQTAKNVFLWPGRSWTRKGFEVYFTFLIEMMWSKQRIMEVYLNSIEMGPGIYGVDAVAEYHFDKKAKDLFRGECALIAATLPNPRKFSSLHPSAYMKKRQRQIEHQMRFIPTFPREGEDFDPGTAVGGYRGK; from the coding sequence ATGATTTTGAAGAAAATCAAGAATATAGTAAAATGGGTGGTGGTGCTGTTTTTCAGTACCACCATTCTTGCTGTAGTGGCATATAGGTTCATTCCTGTATATGTCACTCCTCTGATGTTTATCCGATGCTTCCAGCAAGTAGCTGATGGAGAGAGTATTACCCTGCATCATCATTGGGTTTCGATGGATAAGATTTCGCCTCACATGCCAGTGGCGGTAATGGCGAGCGAAGATGCGAGATTCCTGAAGCATCACGGTTTCGACTTCAATGCCATCGAGAGTGCGGCGAAGAATAATGCACGTGGTGGAAAGGTGCATGGAGCCAGTACCATCAGTCAGCAGACTGCTAAGAATGTCTTCCTGTGGCCTGGCCGTTCATGGACCCGCAAGGGATTTGAAGTCTACTTTACCTTCCTCATCGAAATGATGTGGAGCAAGCAGCGCATCATGGAGGTTTATCTCAACAGCATTGAGATGGGACCGGGTATCTATGGTGTGGATGCGGTTGCAGAATATCATTTCGACAAGAAAGCGAAAGATCTGTTTCGTGGCGAGTGTGCGCTGATAGCAGCTACACTTCCTAATCCGCGCAAATTCAGTTCGCTGCATCCTAGCGCTTATATGAAGAAGCGCCAGCGACAGATAGAACATCAGATGAGATTTATCCCTACCTTCCCTCGTGAGGGCGAAGATTTCGACCCGGGCACGGCTGTGGGAGGATATAGGGGAAAGTAA
- a CDS encoding ATP-dependent helicase, whose translation MDLLKDLNEAQRAAVEYIDGPSLVIAGAGSGKTRVLTYKIAYLLSQGMKPWSIMALTFTNKAAREMKERIGKLVGNDLAQHLYMGTFHSIFSRILRAEAEHIGFNNNFTIYDESDSRSLIKAIVKEMGLDDKKYKPAAVHAKISMAKNNLMSAAAYESDAAIFEQNKRAQMPEVGKIFVAYVQRCKQANAMDFDDLLTLTYQLFREHEDIRHKYAARFDYVLVDEYQDTNHVQMSIVMQLCQEKQRVCAVGDDSQSIYSFRGANIDNILNYQRQFQGTRLFKLEQNYRSTQTIVEAANSLIKHNRNQIPKDVFSENAKGEKIQYKPAYSDKEEAAIVAKDVKRIRREDGCQYSDFAILYRTNAQSRSFEEEFRKQGIPYRIYGGLSFYQRKEIKDIIAYFRLVANPDDEEAIKRIINYPARGIGATTVLKIADCAHQNQVSFWEVIGAPERYGLAVNKGTMNKLETFRLLISSFIERAQTTDVYELGDAIIKESGISQDIMSGKDADDLARQENLEEFLSGMSAFVEERREEGRFDELFLQDYLQDVALLTDADSDGDKDEPRVSLMTVHAAKGLEFPTVFVVGLEENIFPSPLSAASLRELEEERRLLYVAITRAEKHCILTNAKNRWRYGKMEFDNPSRFIDEIDGKLIDSQDEAGGSLFGSMSDQPEWARAQRPRRPWEDAEQPRYSSRYQNSKPVASQFVADPKPSLFDDEPETSRTSGRSSVSGRSSLSEGNFKSVRALNAAKRYMETHSSHPASRGTGSSAASVSSSTASSAGSSSCGLQEGMKIDHQRFGRGTVLKIEGTGENTKATVEFVHSGTKQLLLKYAKFTVVD comes from the coding sequence ATGGATTTACTGAAAGACTTGAACGAAGCGCAGCGTGCTGCGGTAGAATATATTGACGGACCTTCACTGGTGATTGCCGGTGCAGGTTCGGGTAAAACGCGTGTGCTTACTTATAAGATAGCTTATCTCCTGAGCCAGGGCATGAAACCCTGGAGCATCATGGCGCTCACCTTTACCAATAAGGCGGCAAGGGAGATGAAGGAACGTATCGGAAAACTGGTGGGAAATGATCTCGCCCAGCATCTCTATATGGGTACCTTCCACAGCATCTTCTCCCGAATCCTGAGAGCGGAGGCTGAGCATATCGGCTTCAACAACAACTTTACCATTTATGACGAAAGTGACTCGCGCTCGCTGATCAAGGCGATAGTGAAGGAGATGGGGCTGGATGATAAGAAGTATAAGCCTGCTGCCGTTCATGCCAAGATTTCGATGGCGAAGAACAACCTGATGAGTGCTGCGGCTTATGAGAGCGATGCGGCTATCTTCGAGCAGAACAAGCGTGCGCAGATGCCTGAGGTTGGTAAGATTTTCGTGGCTTACGTGCAGCGCTGCAAGCAGGCCAATGCCATGGATTTCGATGATTTGCTGACACTTACCTATCAGCTCTTCAGGGAACATGAGGATATTCGCCACAAATATGCCGCCCGCTTCGATTATGTCCTGGTGGATGAGTATCAGGATACCAACCACGTTCAGATGTCTATCGTCATGCAACTCTGTCAGGAGAAACAGCGTGTTTGTGCCGTGGGTGATGACTCGCAGAGTATCTATAGTTTCCGTGGTGCCAATATCGATAATATTCTCAACTATCAGCGCCAGTTTCAGGGCACGCGTCTCTTCAAACTGGAACAGAACTACCGCTCTACCCAGACCATCGTTGAGGCGGCTAACAGTCTGATCAAGCATAACCGCAACCAGATTCCTAAGGATGTGTTCAGCGAGAATGCGAAGGGTGAGAAGATTCAGTATAAGCCTGCTTACAGCGACAAGGAAGAGGCGGCGATTGTGGCGAAGGACGTGAAGCGTATCCGGCGCGAGGATGGATGCCAGTATAGTGATTTTGCCATTCTCTACCGCACCAATGCCCAGAGCCGCAGCTTCGAGGAGGAGTTCAGAAAGCAGGGTATTCCTTATCGCATTTATGGCGGACTGAGTTTCTACCAGCGCAAGGAAATTAAGGATATTATTGCTTATTTCCGTCTGGTGGCGAATCCGGATGATGAAGAGGCTATCAAGCGTATCATCAACTATCCGGCACGTGGAATAGGGGCTACTACGGTGCTGAAGATTGCTGACTGTGCCCATCAGAACCAGGTGAGTTTCTGGGAGGTAATCGGTGCCCCTGAGCGGTATGGACTGGCGGTTAACAAGGGTACGATGAACAAGCTGGAAACCTTCAGATTGCTGATTTCTTCGTTTATCGAACGGGCTCAAACTACAGATGTCTATGAATTGGGTGATGCCATTATCAAGGAGAGTGGTATCAGTCAGGATATCATGTCGGGCAAGGATGCCGATGATCTGGCACGTCAGGAGAACCTGGAGGAATTCTTGAGCGGTATGTCGGCTTTTGTGGAGGAACGCCGTGAAGAGGGTAGGTTCGATGAACTCTTCCTGCAGGATTATCTGCAGGATGTGGCACTGCTTACCGATGCTGACAGCGATGGTGATAAGGATGAACCTCGTGTTTCTCTGATGACGGTTCATGCTGCCAAGGGTCTGGAGTTTCCTACGGTCTTCGTGGTTGGTTTGGAAGAGAATATCTTCCCGAGTCCGCTTTCTGCTGCTTCGCTCAGAGAACTGGAGGAGGAACGGAGATTGCTTTACGTTGCCATTACGCGAGCTGAGAAACATTGTATCCTGACGAACGCCAAGAACCGCTGGCGATATGGCAAGATGGAGTTTGATAATCCGAGTCGGTTTATCGATGAGATTGACGGCAAGTTGATTGATAGCCAGGATGAGGCTGGTGGAAGCTTGTTTGGCTCTATGTCTGACCAGCCGGAGTGGGCGAGAGCGCAACGTCCTCGCAGACCGTGGGAGGATGCTGAGCAGCCTAGATACAGTAGCAGGTATCAGAATTCCAAACCGGTAGCATCGCAGTTTGTGGCAGATCCTAAGCCTTCTCTCTTTGATGATGAACCAGAGACCTCACGTACTTCCGGACGCTCGTCTGTTTCCGGACGCTCATCTCTCTCTGAAGGTAATTTCAAGTCTGTTAGAGCGCTGAATGCAGCGAAGCGTTACATGGAGACGCATTCTTCTCATCCTGCTTCTCGCGGTACTGGATCTTCTGCAGCATCAGTTTCTTCTTCTACAGCTTCATCTGCTGGCAGTTCATCTTGTGGTTTGCAGGAGGGAATGAAGATAGACCATCAGCGTTTTGGACGGGGAACGGTATTGAAGATTGAAGGTACTGGTGAGAATACAAAGGCTACGGTTGAGTTCGTTCATTCTGGCACCAAACAGCTTCTGCTGAAATATGCCAAGTTTACGGTAGTAGATTAA
- a CDS encoding DUF4270 domain-containing protein, with the protein MKILRLLTVLVIAALTFAACDDTTEGIGGSITNKIDNINISDSAFNVTTKSIVAGAVLSRNNTGLIGKMKDPETGNYVKGDYMTQLSVLPTFSVDTLDYIKQANNGSIEADSCYLLVSYNASYGDTIAPMKVTAYEMTKPMSEDKEYYSDYDAFEKGWVNENNQHWSSNYNLSNTSDVKNFKIYLNKKYKKDGKTYKNYGSYIMQTYAEHPEYFKTNFKFLHNVCPGFYIKNVGGTGNMAKIWNTELIFYWTRHKTINKDSTAVSIGYNRFDGTEEVLQLNKIENDTENLKKLASKDQEKCTYLKSPAGIFTEVTLPIGDIMKGHEKDTLNTATISFPRLNNENEDNPYNFATPSTILMVQKDSLKSFFEKSKLADNRTSYTASYSSTGTYKNAYTFQNIANLVSAMYKNKGKGENWNKVVLVPVNVITTTQGYTTVISKINHDMSLASTRLIVGTDDPDKDYTTDKKTGKKVASGPIRIKVIYSKFKEE; encoded by the coding sequence ATGAAAATTTTAAGACTCTTAACAGTATTAGTAATAGCAGCGCTTACTTTCGCTGCATGTGATGATACCACCGAGGGAATCGGTGGTAGCATCACTAATAAGATAGACAACATTAACATTTCCGACTCAGCGTTCAATGTTACCACAAAGTCTATAGTAGCAGGTGCCGTATTGAGCCGCAACAACACGGGGCTCATCGGAAAGATGAAAGACCCGGAAACCGGCAACTATGTAAAGGGCGACTACATGACCCAGTTGAGCGTATTGCCTACTTTCTCTGTAGATACACTCGATTACATCAAGCAGGCAAACAACGGTTCTATCGAAGCAGACTCATGCTACCTCCTGGTTTCATACAATGCCAGCTACGGCGATACCATTGCCCCAATGAAGGTGACAGCCTATGAGATGACAAAGCCGATGTCAGAAGATAAGGAGTATTACTCTGATTATGATGCCTTCGAGAAAGGCTGGGTAAACGAAAACAACCAGCATTGGAGCAGTAATTACAACTTGAGCAATACATCAGATGTCAAGAACTTCAAGATTTACTTGAATAAGAAGTACAAAAAAGATGGTAAGACATACAAGAACTATGGTTCTTACATCATGCAAACATACGCTGAACATCCTGAGTACTTCAAGACCAACTTCAAGTTCCTGCACAATGTCTGCCCTGGCTTCTACATCAAGAATGTAGGTGGTACGGGTAACATGGCTAAGATCTGGAATACAGAGCTTATCTTCTACTGGACCCGTCACAAGACCATCAATAAAGACAGTACAGCTGTAAGCATCGGATACAACCGTTTCGATGGTACAGAAGAGGTATTGCAGCTCAACAAGATTGAGAACGATACCGAGAACTTGAAGAAGTTGGCAAGTAAGGATCAGGAGAAATGTACTTATCTCAAGTCACCGGCAGGTATCTTCACCGAGGTTACCCTCCCTATCGGAGATATCATGAAAGGTCATGAGAAGGATACGCTCAACACAGCTACCATCTCTTTCCCACGACTCAACAATGAAAACGAAGACAACCCATACAACTTTGCTACACCAAGCACCATCCTGATGGTTCAGAAAGACAGTTTGAAGTCGTTCTTCGAAAAGAGCAAGTTGGCTGACAACCGTACTTCTTATACGGCAAGCTACAGCAGTACCGGCACCTACAAGAATGCCTATACATTCCAGAATATCGCCAATCTGGTTTCTGCCATGTATAAGAACAAGGGCAAGGGGGAAAACTGGAATAAAGTAGTACTGGTTCCTGTAAACGTCATCACAACCACACAGGGCTATACTACCGTCATCTCCAAGATTAATCACGATATGTCACTCGCTTCTACCCGACTCATCGTGGGTACGGATGATCCTGACAAGGATTATACCACAGACAAGAAGACTGGTAAGAAGGTGGCATCTGGTCCGATCCGAATCAAGGTGATTTACAGTAAGTTTAAAGAAGAATAA
- a CDS encoding glycogen/starch synthase produces MAKKVLFINQEIDPYVAESHMSIMGRELPQKMQEAGFEIRTFMPKWGTINERRGQLHEVIRLSGMNLIIDDTDHPLIIKVASIPTTRQQIYFIDNDDYFKSRQMGTDENGKEYADNGERAIFFARGVLETVKKLRWQPDVIVCQGWASAVVPFYVKTAYSEEPSFAESKVITALYTNELKGELGTNFKRCVAFRDAKSELLDGYQDDFDFIELGKLAIDYSDGVVEGEEEATQILFDYAKEKNKPVLTYPGEDIQEPYADFINKVCPDAE; encoded by the coding sequence AAAAAGTATTATTTATCAATCAGGAGATCGACCCATACGTAGCCGAGTCTCACATGTCAATCATGGGACGCGAACTGCCTCAGAAGATGCAGGAAGCAGGTTTTGAGATCCGCACCTTCATGCCTAAGTGGGGCACCATCAACGAGCGTCGCGGACAATTGCACGAGGTCATTCGCCTGTCTGGTATGAACCTTATCATAGATGATACAGACCATCCGCTAATCATCAAGGTTGCATCTATACCAACAACACGACAGCAGATTTATTTCATCGATAATGACGACTATTTCAAGAGCCGCCAGATGGGCACCGATGAAAACGGAAAGGAATATGCCGACAACGGAGAAAGAGCTATCTTCTTTGCACGTGGCGTATTGGAAACCGTAAAGAAGCTCCGCTGGCAGCCTGATGTAATCGTCTGCCAGGGTTGGGCTAGCGCAGTAGTGCCATTCTATGTAAAGACAGCCTACAGCGAAGAGCCTTCATTTGCAGAATCAAAGGTGATTACCGCTCTCTATACCAACGAACTCAAGGGTGAACTGGGTACCAACTTCAAACGTTGCGTTGCCTTCCGCGATGCCAAGTCTGAACTGCTCGACGGCTATCAGGACGACTTCGACTTCATTGAGCTCGGCAAACTCGCCATCGACTATAGCGACGGTGTGGTAGAAGGTGAAGAAGAAGCTACCCAGATTCTCTTTGATTATGCGAAGGAGAAGAACAAGCCTGTACTGACTTATCCGGGAGAAGATATCCAGGAGCCATACGCAGACTTCATCAACAAGGTTTGTCCTGACGCAGAATAA